A genomic stretch from Edaphobacter aggregans includes:
- a CDS encoding YdeI/OmpD-associated family protein — MAPTQFSNDLRAIMVTTGFTGGEEDSRIGCGPDRTSVDFSRGDCMAGNAAKRFRAMLEPLEGGLGWVIIRLPFDVQTTWKNMVRLRVKVEVGGEAFRTSLFADSHRGGHFLLVNKKMQKAAAARVGAMVDFSIAPDLEERSPAMPPELAKLLKTEKALARWFTGLSESTRWEIGKWIEGVKSPEARQRRVEQMAERLMLTMESEKVLPPILEVAFRGTPAARKGWEAMTLTQRRGHLLGVFYYQSPEAREKRVRKLVEDALRMAETSQR, encoded by the coding sequence ATGGCGCCCACGCAGTTCAGCAATGATCTGCGCGCCATAATGGTCACCACTGGCTTCACCGGCGGAGAGGAAGATTCGCGGATTGGATGTGGTCCCGATAGAACCAGTGTAGATTTTTCTCGAGGCGATTGCATGGCAGGAAATGCGGCAAAACGATTCCGCGCAATGCTGGAACCATTAGAGGGTGGCTTGGGCTGGGTGATCATCCGCCTTCCGTTCGATGTCCAGACGACATGGAAGAACATGGTGCGGCTGCGCGTTAAGGTAGAGGTCGGCGGCGAGGCCTTCCGCACATCCCTCTTTGCAGATTCACACCGCGGCGGCCACTTTCTTCTCGTCAACAAAAAGATGCAGAAGGCCGCCGCAGCAAGAGTTGGTGCAATGGTGGACTTCAGCATCGCTCCTGACCTTGAAGAGCGTTCGCCTGCAATGCCACCAGAGCTCGCAAAGCTACTGAAGACGGAAAAGGCATTAGCAAGATGGTTCACCGGACTCAGCGAGTCTACCCGCTGGGAGATCGGCAAATGGATCGAAGGCGTAAAGAGCCCCGAAGCAAGGCAGCGACGCGTAGAACAAATGGCCGAACGCCTCATGCTGACAATGGAGAGCGAAAAAGTCCTCCCGCCGATTCTCGAAGTAGCATTCCGTGGAACTCCTGCCGCGCGCAAGGGCTGGGAGGCGATGACCTTAACACAGCGACGCGGACACCTCCTTGGCGTCTTTTATTACCAAAGCCCCGAGGCCCGCGAGAAGCGTGTCAGAAAATTGGTCGAAGATGCGCTACGCATGGCGGAGACTAGTCAGCGCTAA
- the lpxB gene encoding lipid-A-disaccharide synthase: MFLSAGEASGDHYGAQIIAELRGRHPQAEFFGLGGREMAEAGLDRVVRAEDVAHMGITEVIRHAPRVYGSYRRLVASIRERRPDVAVLIDFPDVNFRLARELKKLDVPVVYFVSPQLWAWKRKRLRWVQERVSRMMVIFPFEERFYRARGVDAAFVGHPLAELPLPTVSREDYAVEQGLDTTKQWVALLPGSRSKEVRANLPVMLDGASCLADDYEFLLPVASTLDVDWIKAQIKHWLSPYERNTPPALSNLHLVPDAREALHHASASVVASGTATVQAAVIGNPFVVVYRVSPLTFRLAKQLVRYPAEIPAQEDVYGNLPIAMVNLIAGRRVVSELIQQQFTAAGVADALRPLLADTSERARMIADLAEVRRMLVPPGGSGSIRRVCDAVEALMGQEIPRSGRIPIPSV, translated from the coding sequence ATCTTCCTCTCCGCCGGTGAAGCCAGTGGTGACCATTATGGCGCGCAGATCATTGCTGAACTGCGTGGGCGCCATCCGCAGGCGGAGTTTTTTGGCCTTGGCGGCCGGGAGATGGCGGAGGCTGGGCTTGACCGGGTGGTGCGCGCGGAAGATGTGGCGCACATGGGCATCACAGAGGTCATCCGGCATGCGCCGCGTGTCTATGGTTCCTATCGGCGCCTGGTCGCTTCGATTCGGGAGCGACGTCCTGATGTAGCTGTTCTGATTGATTTTCCTGATGTGAATTTTCGACTGGCCCGTGAATTGAAAAAGCTTGATGTTCCAGTTGTTTATTTTGTCAGCCCGCAGCTTTGGGCCTGGAAGCGTAAGCGGCTGCGCTGGGTGCAGGAGCGGGTTAGCCGGATGATGGTTATTTTTCCGTTTGAGGAGCGTTTCTACCGAGCGCGTGGGGTGGATGCGGCTTTTGTTGGGCATCCGCTTGCGGAGCTGCCGCTACCGACCGTGTCTCGGGAAGACTACGCAGTGGAGCAGGGGCTTGATACCACGAAGCAGTGGGTTGCGCTGTTGCCCGGATCGCGCTCCAAAGAGGTACGTGCCAATCTGCCGGTTATGCTTGATGGTGCGTCCTGCCTCGCCGATGATTACGAGTTCCTATTGCCGGTGGCCTCCACGCTGGATGTGGACTGGATAAAAGCCCAGATTAAGCATTGGTTGTCACCCTACGAGCGCAACACGCCGCCAGCGCTGTCCAACCTCCATCTTGTTCCCGACGCTCGCGAGGCGCTGCACCATGCCAGTGCTTCCGTTGTGGCGAGCGGGACGGCTACAGTGCAGGCTGCGGTCATCGGTAATCCGTTTGTGGTCGTGTACCGGGTGTCTCCGCTGACCTTTAGGCTTGCGAAGCAGCTTGTCCGGTATCCGGCTGAGATTCCCGCGCAGGAGGACGTCTACGGCAATCTGCCTATCGCCATGGTCAACCTTATTGCTGGACGGCGAGTGGTGTCGGAGCTGATTCAGCAGCAGTTTACGGCTGCCGGGGTCGCCGACGCGCTACGTCCCCTGCTCGCCGACACGTCTGAGCGCGCCCGGATGATTGCTGATCTGGCCGAAGTCCGCCGGATGCTGGTGCCTCCGGGTGGTTCCGGCTCTATCCGGCGGGTTTGCGACGCGGTTGAAGCTTTGATGGGGCAGGAGATACCCCGGAGTGGCCGAATTCCGATCCCCAGCGTCTAA